The Kogia breviceps isolate mKogBre1 chromosome 4, mKogBre1 haplotype 1, whole genome shotgun sequence genome window below encodes:
- the MARCHF2 gene encoding E3 ubiquitin-protein ligase MARCHF2, producing MTTGDCCHLPGSLCDCSDSPAFSKVVEATGLGPPQYVAQVTSRDGRLLSTVIRALDTPSDGPFCRICHEGANGESLLSPCGCTGTLGAVHKSCLERWLSSSNTSYCELCHTEFAVEKRPRPLTEWLKDPGPRTEKRTLCCDMVCFLFITPLAAISGWLCLRGAQDHLRLHSRLEAVGLIALTIALFTIYVLWTLVSFRYHCQLYSEWRRTNQKVRLKIRATDGPEGTQHSPLAAGLLKKVAEETPV from the exons ATGACGACGGGTGACTGCTGTCACCTCCCTGGCTCCCTGTGCGACTGCTCCGACAGCCCTGCCTTCTCCAAGGTTGTGGAGGCCACGGGCCTCGGGCCACCCCAGTATGTGGCACAGGTGACTTCAAGGGACGGCCGGCTCCTCTCAACTGTCATCCGGGCCTTGGACACACCGAG TGATGGTCCATTCTGCAGGATCTGCCATGAGGGAGCGAATGGGGAGAGCTTGCTGTCTCCATGTGGTTGCACTGGCACACTGGGCGCTGTGCACAAGAGCTGTCTGGAGAGATGGCTTTCCTCATCCAACACCAGCTACTGCGAGCTGTGCCACACGGAGTTTGCAGTGGAGAAGAGGCCCCGGCCCCTCACAGAG TGGTTGAAGGACCCAGGGCCTCGGACAGAGAAAAGGACACTGTGCTGCGACATGGTGTGCTTCCTGTTCATCACGCCTCTGGCCGCGATCTCAGGCTGGCTGTGCCTGCGCGGGGCCCAGGACCATCTCAGGCTCCATAGCCGGCTGGAGGCGGTGGGGCTCATAGCCCTCACCATCGCTCTCTTTACCATCTACGTCCTCTGGACGCTG GTCTCATTCCGCTACCATTGCCAGCTGTACTCCGAGTGGAGAAGGACCAACCAGAAAGTGCGCCTGAAGATCCGGGCCACTGATGGCCCCGAAGGCACCCAGCACTCCCCTCTGGCAGCTGGGCTCCTGAAGAAGGTGGCAGAGGAGACGCCCGTGTGA
- the RAB11B gene encoding ras-related protein Rab-11B yields the protein MGTRDDEYDYLFKVVLIGDSGVGKSNLLSRFTRNEFNLESKSTIGVEFATRSIQVDGKTIKAQIWDTAGQERYRAITSAYYRGAVGALLVYDIAKHLTYENVERWLKELRDHADSNIVIMLVGNKSDLRHLRAVPTDEARAFAEKNNLSFIETSALDSTNVEEAFKNILTEIYRIVSQKQIADRAAHDESPGNNVVDISVPPTTDGQKPNKLQCCQNL from the exons ATGGGGACTCGGGACGACGAGTACGACTACCTATTCAAAG TGGTGCTCATCGGGGACTCGGGCGTGGGGAAGAGCAACCTGCTGTCGCGCTTCACCCGCAACGAGTTCAACCTGGAGAGCAAGAGCACCATCGGCGTGGAGTTTGCCACCCGCAGCATCCAGGTGGACGGCAAGACCATCAAGGCGCAGATCTGGGACACCGCCGGCCAGGAGCGCTACCGCGCCATCACCTCGGC ATACTACCGTGGTGCGGTGGGCGCGCTGCTGGTGTATGACATCGCCAAGCACCTGACTTACGAGAACGTGGAGCGCTGGCTGAAGGAGCTGCGGGACCACGCCGACAGCAACATCGTCATCATGCTGGTGGGCAACAAGAGCGACCTGCGCCACCTGCGGGCCGTGCCCACGGATGAGGCCCGTGCCTTTGCAG aaaagAACAACTTGTCCTTCATTGAGACCTCAGCCTTGGATTCCACCAACGTAGAGGAAGCTTTCAAGAACATTCTCACAG AGATCTACCGCATCGTGTCACAGAAGCAGATCGCGGACCGCGCAGCGCACGACGAGTCCCCCGGAAACAACGTGGTGGATATCAGCGTGCCACCCACCACCGACGGACAGAAACCCAACAAGCTGCAGTGCTGCCAGAACCTGTGA